One Hevea brasiliensis isolate MT/VB/25A 57/8 chromosome 5, ASM3005281v1, whole genome shotgun sequence genomic region harbors:
- the LOC110668419 gene encoding nudix hydrolase 23, chloroplastic: MLKAIQILGSSSGFVAFRWKPHATSGFILVSTNPLSYSAPRKGPTRPSLLSSPYSTSKANSLRALCAHSTGSESKMDASSPAPPSIAVQSAGIVRKINFCQWCGGATKYEIPDGEEKMRAICTLCGKIAYQNPKMVVGCLIEHDNKVLLCKRNIQPSYGLWTLPAGYLEIGESAAEGAIRETWEEARAEVEVVSPFAQLDIPLIGQTYIIFFTKLKKPHFSPGPESSECRLFSLDDIPFDSLAFSSMFVTLNLYTEDVKAGRLKFHYGTINKRPGTSPSDIHAFTLDYHLQS; the protein is encoded by the exons ATGCTAAAGGCAATACAGATTCTTGGTTCATCGTCAGGGTTTGTGGCTTTTCGATGGAAACCGCATGCCACTAGCGGTTTTATCTTAGTCTCCACCAACCCATTATCTTATTCTGCTCCTAGGAAAGGACCCACGAGACCTTCTCTTCTGTCATCGCCTTATTCGACTAGCAAAGCAAATTCTTTAAGGGCACTTTGTGCGCACTCTACTGGGTCCGAGTCAAAGATGGATGCTTCTTCTCCGGCTCCTCCATCGATTGCAGTTCAGTCAGCT GGAATTGTTCGCAAGATCAATTTTTGTCAATGGTGTGGTGGTGCAACAAAGTATGAGATACCTGATGGAGAGGAAAAGATGAGAGCTATTTGCACACTTTGTGGGAAAATTGCCTACCAGAACCCTAAAATG GTTGTGGGATGCCTCATTGAGCATGACAACAAGGTCCTACTCTGCAAGCGAAATATCCAACCATCTTATGGCCTTTG GACTCTTCCTGCTGGTTACTTGGAAATTGGTGAGTCAGCTGCTGAAGGGGCAATCAGGGAAACCTGGGAAGAAGCACGCGCAGAGGTAGAAGTGGTGTCACCTTTTGCTCAATTAGACATCCCTCTTATTGGCCAG ACGTACATAATTTTCTTCACAAAGTTGAAGAAGCCCCATTTTTCACCAGGGCCAGAGTCATCGGAGTGTCGGCTTTTTTCACTTGATGATATACCTTTTGATTCTCTGGCCTTTTCATCCATGTTCGTTACATTAAATTTG TATACTGAGGATGTTAAAGCTGGAAGACTAAAATTTCACTATGGTACCATTAATAAAAG GCCTGGCACAAGCCCTTCTGATATCCATGCCTTTACTCTTGACTATCATTTGCAGTCCTGA